The genomic DNA CAAGGAGATGATGGATGAAGTGCGTTTCGAAAAAACCGATATCGGGACCAGACTTTTTATGAAGAAAAAAACAGTACCCGTTCAGCCACTAAGACACGAAGTCGCAAAGAAGGGATATGATGTTTGAACCCTTATCAGAAAGAGCGAATTATTATTTAACCTTTGTGGCTTAGTGACTTGGTGGCTGAACTATTACCAAAAACCATCCAATAAGAGAGTGTAAGAAGAGATGAGAAATTTCAAGGTAAAGCAGGAAGAGCGGGGGGATGTGGTCCTTTTTAAGGTTCAGGGATATCTGAACGATCTGGGCGGCGAGGAAATTGAGAAATTGTTTAAAAAGGCGGTCAAAGAAGGCCATCGAAAGTTTGTTATCGATTTTGGGAAGATCGCTTATATTAACAGTATCGGCGTTTCTTTTTTGGTGGGTATCATGGAGGCTACCCGGGAAAAGACCCTTAAAGTGTGTTTTACTGCTTTATCCCAGATCAATGGGGAACTTTTCGAGATGGTTGGATTAAAAAAATATGCCGCCACTTTTGTCTCTAATTCGGAGGCCCTGGAGTTTTTAAAAAGCGCTTAAATGGACTATAAAAACCTTTTTTATATTTTTTCGACCCTTTCCGAATTAGGAGAGGAAGTTAATTCGGCCCGGAATTTTCAACTGACGATCCGGACTTCCCTGCATATGATTTTAGGGACCCTTTCCATAGCCCGGGGCGCCATTTTTGCCCGGCAAGAAACCCCCAAAAGGCTGGGGCTTTTGGCCCATAAGGGACTCAAAAAAGAGGATCCCCCTTATTTAACCCTCCCGGCCGAAACCGAGGAGTTTCTGAAAAATAATCTTGGGATTTTTTCCATCCGGGGTCGCAAAAAAGAGATCCAGAATTTTTTTGCAGCCAACGGGGAGATTTTTTCCCGGTTGCGGGCCGAACTGGGTATACCGTTACAGGTCAAAGGCGAATGGATAGGCCTGATCTGCCTGGGACCTAAATTGGATGAAACCCCCTTTACCCAGATGGACAAAAATGTTCTGACCCTATTGGGACACCACATCGCCAATGCCCTTTACAGTCAACGTCTGATCGAGGCCTTGAACCTGCAAGTGAAAGAAAACCAGGGGATGGTTGAAAACCTGCGGTATATTTACGATGATACCATCAGGGCCTTTGCGGCAGCGATCGATGCCAAGGATTCCTATACCCGGGGCCATTCCAACCGGGTGGCGTTATACGCCGTCGCCATCGGGAAAGAATTAGGCTATGCCGATGAAGTCCTGGAGGGATTTTATGTGGCCGGTCTGTTGCATGATGTGGGAAAAATTATTGTCGACCAGGGCATTATAAATAAGAAGAAACATCTTTCTTCCAAGGAATTTCTGAAGATCGTGGAACATACCAAGGCCGGGTATCAGATCTTGTCCACCATTCGTTTTCCCTGGACCGACGTGCCGCTCATGGCCAAGTCCCACCATGAAAAATTAGATGGTCACGGTTATCCGGAAGGGTTAAAAGGGGATCAAATTTCCGTGGGGGCCAAGATTATCGGTCTGGCTGATGCCTTTGATGCCATGACCAGCAACCGCCCTTATCGTAATCGTCTCAGTTTTGAAAAAACATTGAGAGAAATAACAAAAAATATCGATATTCAATTCGAGAAAAAGATTGTCTCGGCTTTTTTTAAGGTTTTAATGAAAGAGATTGAAGGAAAGTTGCATGACCAGAAGATCATCCCCAATCTGGACGAACACTTCAACCCCCGAATCATCCATTCCCTTTTGGAATTGACTATCTCCGA from Deltaproteobacteria bacterium includes the following:
- a CDS encoding STAS domain-containing protein; the protein is MRNFKVKQEERGDVVLFKVQGYLNDLGGEEIEKLFKKAVKEGHRKFVIDFGKIAYINSIGVSFLVGIMEATREKTLKVCFTALSQINGELFEMVGLKKYAATFVSNSEALEFLKSA
- a CDS encoding HD domain-containing protein — protein: MDYKNLFYIFSTLSELGEEVNSARNFQLTIRTSLHMILGTLSIARGAIFARQETPKRLGLLAHKGLKKEDPPYLTLPAETEEFLKNNLGIFSIRGRKKEIQNFFAANGEIFSRLRAELGIPLQVKGEWIGLICLGPKLDETPFTQMDKNVLTLLGHHIANALYSQRLIEALNLQVKENQGMVENLRYIYDDTIRAFAAAIDAKDSYTRGHSNRVALYAVAIGKELGYADEVLEGFYVAGLLHDVGKIIVDQGIINKKKHLSSKEFLKIVEHTKAGYQILSTIRFPWTDVPLMAKSHHEKLDGHGYPEGLKGDQISVGAKIIGLADAFDAMTSNRPYRNRLSFEKTLREITKNIDIQFEKKIVSAFFKVLMKEIEGKLHDQKIIPNLDEHFNPRIIHSLLELTISELS